A section of the Girardinichthys multiradiatus isolate DD_20200921_A chromosome 5, DD_fGirMul_XY1, whole genome shotgun sequence genome encodes:
- the pou4f2 gene encoding POU domain, class 4, transcription factor 2: MMMMSLNSKQAFTMAHTSLPEPKYSLHSSSSSTLTSNAPSSSCSSSRHSSSSTIISSSSSEVMRRACLPTPPSNIFGGLDESLLARAEALAAVDIVSQTKSHHHPPHHSPFKPDATYHTMNTLPCTSSSSSSSVPISHPSALAGHHHHHHHHHHHQPHQALEGDLLDHITPGLALGAMAGPDGSVVSTPAHPAHMAGMNHMHQAAINMAHAHGLPPHMGMNDVDADPRDLEAFAERFKQRRIKLGVTQADVGSALASLKIPGVGSLSQSTICRFESLTLSHNNMIALKPILQAWLEEAEKSHREKLNKPELFNGAEKKRKRTSIAAPEKRSLEAYFAIQPRPSSEKIAAIAEKLDLKKNVVRVWFCNQRQKQKRMKYSACV, from the exons ATGATGATGATGTCTCTGAACAGCAAGCAGGCTTTCACCATGGCCCACACCAGCCTGCCCGAGCCCAAGTACTCTCTGCACTCATCCTCGTCCTCCACTTTGACTTCCAACGCACCCTCGTCCTCCTGCTCGTCCTCCcgccacagcagcagcagcaccatcatcagcagcagcagctcggAGGTGATGCGCAGAGCCTGTCTCCCAACCCCACCG AGCAATATATTCGGAGGCTTGGATGAGAGTTTGTTGGCCCGGGCTGAAGCTCTAGCGGCGGTGGATATAGTCTCGCAGACCAAGAGCCACCACCACCCTCCACATCACAGTCCCTTCAAGCCGGACGCGACCTACCACACAATGAACACTCTCCCCtgcacctcctcttcctcatcgtCGTCGGTGCCTATTTCTCATCCGTCCGCTTTGGCTGGtcaccaccatcaccaccaccaccaccatcaccaccagCCTCACCAGGCGCTCGAGGGGGACCTTCTGGACCACATCACCCCGGGACTCGCGTTGGGAGCCATGGCAGGGCCGGACGGCTCAGTGGTTTCCACGCCTGCGCACCCTGCCCACATGGCTGGCATGAACCACATGCACCAGGCGGCCATCAACATGGCTCATGCCCACGGGCTACCGCCGCATATGGGCATGAACGACGTGGACGCCGATCCCAGAGACTTGGAAGCGTTTGCGGAGAGGTTTAAGCAGAGAAGGATCAAACTCGGGGTCACCCAGGCGGACGTGGGGTCAGCTTTAGCCAGCCTCAAGATTCCCGGAGTGGGCTCCCTCAGCCAGAGCACCATCTGCCGCTTCGAGTCCCTCACCCTTTCCCACAACAACATGATCGCTTTAAAGCCCATCCTGCAAGCGTGGCTGGAGGAAGCCGAGAAATCACACAGGGAGAAACTTAACAAGCCCGAGTTGTTCAACGGCGCGGAGAAGAAGAGGAAGCGCACGTCAATAGCCGCGCCGGAGAAACGCTCGCTGGAGGCCTACTTCGCCATCCAGCCGCGTCCCTCCTCGGAGAAAATCGCAGCGATCGCTGAAAAGCTGGACCTGAAAAAGAACGTGGTGCGCGTCTGGTTCTGCAACCAGCGACAGAAACAGAAACGAATGAAGTACTCCGCATGCgtctaa